A portion of the Trichoplusia ni isolate ovarian cell line Hi5 chromosome 12, tn1, whole genome shotgun sequence genome contains these proteins:
- the LOC113499664 gene encoding uncharacterized protein LOC113499664 isoform X1: protein MGKMNPNRDTVDDFSDAEDMMESIDELKERLSSMKKMMEERKAAGSGTKDLFQGHAPSLRGTTMIDGNFLSFVFGGSLFVILSVSVYAFYNLYHAVLKKFPSTHTEL from the exons atgGGGAAAATGAACCCGAATCGTGACACCGTGGATG ATTTTTCAGATGCGGAGGACATGATGGAATCTATTGACGAATTGAAAGAAAGGCTCTCTTCCATGAAGAAGATGATGGAGGAGCGGAAGGCCGCGGGCTCCGGGACTAAGGACCTGTTCCAAGGTCACGCTCCTAGCCTACGCGGGACAACAATGATCGATGGCAACTTCCTAAGCTTCGTTTTCGGAGGCTCCCTCTTCGTAATCCTAAGTGTATCTGTCTACGCCTTCTATAACCTATACCATGCCGTACTCAAGAAATTCCCTTCGACCCACACCGAATTGTAA
- the LOC113499664 gene encoding uncharacterized protein LOC113499664 isoform X2: MGKMNPNRDTVDDAEDMMESIDELKERLSSMKKMMEERKAAGSGTKDLFQGHAPSLRGTTMIDGNFLSFVFGGSLFVILSVSVYAFYNLYHAVLKKFPSTHTEL, translated from the exons atgGGGAAAATGAACCCGAATCGTGACACCGTGGATG ATGCGGAGGACATGATGGAATCTATTGACGAATTGAAAGAAAGGCTCTCTTCCATGAAGAAGATGATGGAGGAGCGGAAGGCCGCGGGCTCCGGGACTAAGGACCTGTTCCAAGGTCACGCTCCTAGCCTACGCGGGACAACAATGATCGATGGCAACTTCCTAAGCTTCGTTTTCGGAGGCTCCCTCTTCGTAATCCTAAGTGTATCTGTCTACGCCTTCTATAACCTATACCATGCCGTACTCAAGAAATTCCCTTCGACCCACACCGAATTGTAA